The following proteins are encoded in a genomic region of Triticum dicoccoides isolate Atlit2015 ecotype Zavitan chromosome 1B, WEW_v2.0, whole genome shotgun sequence:
- the LOC119299211 gene encoding horcolin-like — protein MSKPVKIGPWGGDGGEPRDIEYTPLALVRVAIRSGDAINAIGFTYVDTSGNLHEEEWGGSEGEKFEELLLQELEYVLEISGTYGSSPESYVTSLELVTNKGRTIRGGTAGSGVLSVVVNLVLFPSFLRLYVFLLCVSVIDT, from the exons ATG AGCAAGCCCGTGAAGATCGGGCCATGGGGTGGCGATGGAGGCGAACCTCGCGACATCGAATACACTCCTCTCGCACTAGTTCGTGTGGCAATTCGTAGCGGGGACGCAATCAACGCTATCGGGTTTACTTACGTGGATACCAGTGGGAATCTGCATGAGGAGGAATGGGGAGGCTccgagggggagaaatttgaggag TTGCTCCTTCAAGAATTAGAATATGTGTTGGAAATTTCAGGAACGTATGGTTCATCCCCTGAATCATATGTAACATCTCTTGAATTGGTTACCAACAAGGGTCGGACTATCCGTGGCGGCACTGCCGGCTCTGGGGTTCTTTCTGTTGTTGTTAACCTTGTCCTCTTTCCTAGTTTCCTAAGACTGTACGTCTTTCTTCTTTGTGTTTCAGTTATAGACACCTAG